From the genome of Haloarcula limicola, one region includes:
- a CDS encoding NADH:flavin oxidoreductase/NADH oxidase, whose amino-acid sequence MTALFSPLDLRETTIPNRIMVSPMCQYSCEDRDGLATAWHRTHLGSRAVGGAGLVMAEATAVEPRGRITPEDLGIWSDEHAAALEPIAEFVREQGSVPAIQLAHAGRKASTSRPWEGHDPLGPDEGGWDVVAPSDDPWPYEGGEAPTTEKLDQDGIESVIDSFRAAAERALDAGFEVAEVHAAHGYLLHEFCSPVTNHREDDYGGDFEGRTRLAREVTAAIRDVWPDDKPVFVRISATDWLPDRESWTVEDSVRLADDLHEVGADLIDVSGGAITPDSTPPYAGPNYQLEYAEQIREETDSDIGVGTVGGITTAQQAEAIVGNDRADLTVVGREHLRDPYFALHAADELGAEVEPPIQYHRAF is encoded by the coding sequence ATGACAGCGCTGTTCTCTCCGCTCGACCTCCGAGAGACGACGATACCGAATCGGATCATGGTCTCGCCGATGTGCCAGTACTCCTGTGAGGACCGCGACGGCCTCGCCACGGCGTGGCACCGCACCCACCTCGGGTCGCGGGCCGTCGGCGGCGCGGGTCTCGTGATGGCCGAAGCCACCGCCGTCGAACCGCGGGGCCGAATCACCCCGGAGGACCTCGGCATCTGGAGCGACGAGCACGCGGCGGCGCTCGAACCCATCGCCGAGTTCGTCCGCGAGCAGGGCTCCGTGCCCGCCATCCAACTGGCTCACGCCGGCCGAAAGGCCTCGACGAGCCGTCCGTGGGAGGGCCACGACCCGCTCGGCCCCGACGAGGGCGGCTGGGACGTCGTCGCCCCCAGCGACGACCCCTGGCCCTACGAGGGCGGCGAGGCCCCGACGACGGAGAAACTCGACCAAGACGGTATCGAGTCGGTGATCGACTCGTTCCGCGCGGCCGCCGAACGCGCCCTCGACGCCGGTTTCGAGGTCGCGGAGGTCCACGCCGCCCACGGCTACCTCCTCCACGAGTTCTGCTCGCCCGTGACCAACCACCGCGAGGACGACTACGGCGGCGACTTCGAGGGCCGGACCCGCCTCGCCCGCGAGGTCACCGCCGCCATCCGGGACGTGTGGCCCGACGATAAGCCGGTATTCGTCCGCATCTCCGCGACGGACTGGCTCCCCGACCGCGAGTCGTGGACCGTCGAGGACTCGGTTCGACTGGCCGACGACCTCCACGAGGTCGGCGCGGACCTCATCGACGTCAGCGGCGGGGCCATCACCCCCGACTCCACGCCGCCCTACGCCGGCCCGAACTACCAGCTCGAATACGCCGAGCAGATCCGCGAGGAGACCGATTCCGACATCGGCGTCGGCACCGTCGGCGGCATCACGACCGCCCAGCAGGCCGAGGCCATCGTCGGCAACGACCGAGCCGACCTCACCGTCGTCGGCCGCGAGCACCTGCGCGACCCGTACTTCGCGCTCCACGCCGCCGACGAGTTGGGCGCTGAGGTCGAGCCCCCGATCCAGTACCACCGCGCCTTCTAG
- a CDS encoding DUF368 domain-containing protein translates to MTTADQTTEELPTLRGSVPPLREWARTFLIGICMGSADAVPGVSGGTIALIAGIYGRLIAMITAITPERIVDFLAALLPVDGGVSVRRALAIWEEIDGWFGLALAVGVFTAVILVTRIVHIASESVPTLLFGFFFGLIAISAVILLRELSLESAFQAVSGVVGVVLAFLLAGPVEFLEGGGLLLIFVAGAIGVSAMILPGISGSLLLVILGQYTRMSDTLSAFIDSLLATVTGGPLAPVIENGTVVGTFMVGGLVGLFTISRVVRRALDRNRRATMAFLVGLVVGALRAPVQEVSAEVGFTTDVALAFAGAAVVGAAFLLVLDWYAVDLDLDSI, encoded by the coding sequence ATGACGACCGCCGACCAGACGACCGAGGAGCTGCCGACGCTCCGTGGTTCCGTCCCCCCGCTGCGCGAGTGGGCCCGCACGTTCCTCATCGGCATCTGCATGGGCAGCGCCGACGCCGTCCCGGGCGTCTCCGGCGGGACCATCGCCCTCATCGCGGGCATCTACGGCCGGCTCATCGCCATGATCACGGCCATCACGCCCGAGCGAATCGTCGACTTCCTCGCGGCCCTGCTGCCGGTCGACGGCGGCGTCTCCGTCCGCAGGGCGCTGGCCATCTGGGAGGAGATCGACGGCTGGTTCGGCCTCGCGCTGGCCGTCGGCGTCTTCACCGCCGTCATCCTCGTCACGCGTATCGTCCACATCGCCAGCGAATCGGTCCCGACGCTGCTGTTCGGCTTCTTCTTCGGCCTCATCGCCATCTCCGCGGTCATCCTGCTGCGCGAGCTCTCGCTCGAAAGCGCCTTTCAGGCCGTCTCGGGCGTCGTCGGCGTCGTCCTCGCCTTCCTACTGGCCGGTCCCGTCGAGTTCCTGGAGGGTGGCGGCCTGCTCCTGATCTTCGTCGCCGGCGCGATCGGCGTCAGCGCGATGATCCTCCCCGGCATCTCCGGGTCGCTCCTGCTGGTCATTCTGGGCCAGTACACCCGGATGTCCGACACGCTCAGCGCCTTTATCGACTCGCTGCTCGCTACGGTCACCGGCGGTCCGCTCGCGCCGGTGATCGAGAACGGGACCGTCGTCGGGACGTTCATGGTCGGCGGCCTCGTCGGCCTGTTCACGATCTCGCGTGTGGTCCGCCGGGCACTCGACCGCAACCGCCGCGCGACGATGGCCTTCCTCGTCGGCCTCGTCGTCGGCGCGCTCCGAGCCCCCGTACAGGAAGTGAGCGCGGAGGTCGGCTTCACGACGGACGTGGCGCTGGCCTTCGCCGGTGCCGCCGTCGTCGGTGCGGCCTTCCTCCTGGTACTGGACTGGTACGCTGTCGACCTCGACCTCGACTCTATCTGA
- a CDS encoding DUF7127 family protein, translated as MNTTSDADELHVSRSEHGDQWTVAVDFGPAASDAVTVEIVGDTAIVAVDAPGRRTEFDVPLPDDDGDVTVNNGVLTVESAA; from the coding sequence ATGAACACTACCTCAGACGCCGACGAACTACACGTCTCGCGTTCCGAACACGGAGACCAGTGGACGGTCGCGGTCGACTTCGGTCCCGCGGCGAGCGACGCCGTGACCGTCGAGATAGTCGGCGACACGGCGATCGTCGCCGTCGACGCCCCCGGGCGGCGGACGGAGTTCGACGTGCCGCTTCCCGACGACGACGGGGACGTCACGGTGAACAACGGCGTCCTCACCGTCGAGAGCGCGGCCTGA
- a CDS encoding SHOCT domain-containing protein — translation MPPSEILWPALVVGLSIAVLYRLFAGSQVERPTEDGALAALREQYARGEIDDEEFERRRARLASNR, via the coding sequence GTGCCCCCTTCGGAGATACTCTGGCCGGCGCTCGTCGTCGGGCTTTCCATCGCCGTGCTGTACCGGCTGTTCGCCGGTTCACAGGTCGAGAGACCGACCGAGGACGGCGCGCTCGCCGCCCTCCGCGAGCAGTACGCACGCGGCGAGATCGACGACGAGGAGTTCGAACGCCGACGCGCTCGTCTCGCCTCGAACCGGTGA
- a CDS encoding DoxX family membrane protein, with protein sequence MSTINTGVNQLESKVGGLTVGGRVHSLSAWFVLALRLMMGYAFAYSGFTKIAAAEPFSAGGYLANVAATNGNPLAGLFAWMGSTPWFVEFANVAVPWGELLIGLGLLVGAVVRLAAFFGALMMLMFYFGNWDIAHGLINGDFAYMLVFLAVAAFGAGRILGLDAYIEQYEIGGAALVERFPVLEYVLG encoded by the coding sequence ATGTCTACTATCAACACCGGCGTCAACCAACTCGAGAGCAAGGTCGGCGGACTCACCGTCGGCGGCCGCGTCCACAGCCTCAGCGCGTGGTTCGTCCTCGCGCTCAGACTCATGATGGGCTACGCGTTCGCGTACTCCGGCTTCACGAAGATCGCGGCCGCAGAGCCGTTCTCGGCCGGCGGCTACCTGGCGAACGTCGCGGCGACCAACGGCAACCCGCTGGCCGGCCTGTTCGCGTGGATGGGTTCGACGCCGTGGTTCGTCGAGTTCGCCAACGTCGCCGTCCCGTGGGGTGAACTCCTCATCGGTCTCGGGCTCCTCGTCGGCGCTGTCGTCCGCCTCGCGGCGTTCTTCGGCGCGCTGATGATGCTCATGTTCTACTTCGGGAACTGGGACATCGCCCACGGCCTCATCAACGGCGACTTCGCATACATGCTCGTGTTCCTCGCGGTCGCGGCGTTCGGTGCCGGCCGCATCCTCGGGCTCGACGCGTACATCGAACAGTACGAGATCGGCGGTGCGGCGCTCGTCGAGCGCTTCCCCGTCCTCGAATACGTCCTCGGCTGA
- a CDS encoding ArsR/SmtB family transcription factor, with translation MTAEPSPPDLFATLDDDYARDILVATKAERLSAKELSEECEMSRPTVSRRVNALVEQGLLEEYTHVDPGGRHYREYEARLERVEVLLRAEGFDVRIDRRPDPADRLTSIFQDMRSD, from the coding sequence GTGACTGCGGAGCCGAGCCCACCGGACCTCTTCGCGACGCTCGACGACGACTACGCCCGCGATATCCTCGTGGCGACGAAGGCGGAGCGACTGTCCGCGAAGGAACTCAGCGAGGAGTGCGAGATGTCCCGGCCGACGGTCTCCCGGCGCGTCAACGCCCTCGTCGAACAGGGACTTCTCGAAGAGTACACCCACGTCGACCCCGGAGGCCGCCACTACCGGGAGTACGAGGCACGCCTCGAACGCGTCGAAGTGCTCCTCCGAGCGGAGGGGTTCGACGTCCGGATCGACCGACGACCCGACCCCGCCGACCGACTCACGTCTATCTTCCAGGACATGCGGAGCGACTGA
- a CDS encoding DUF7521 family protein: protein MEHTLFVIAKLFTTALALVIAYQAYRGYRRNGAQLLRYVGLGFGLIGLSGLLEGVLFEVFRVTIFESGFVAAVVAALGMISILYALYAPSP, encoded by the coding sequence ATGGAGCACACGCTGTTCGTCATCGCGAAGTTGTTCACGACCGCGCTGGCGCTGGTCATCGCGTATCAGGCGTACCGCGGCTACCGGCGAAACGGAGCGCAGTTGCTGCGCTACGTCGGCCTCGGGTTCGGACTGATCGGCCTCAGCGGCCTCCTGGAGGGCGTACTGTTCGAGGTGTTTCGCGTCACCATCTTCGAGTCGGGATTCGTCGCCGCGGTGGTCGCCGCGCTGGGGATGATATCCATCCTCTACGCGCTCTACGCGCCGAGCCCCTGA
- a CDS encoding phosphoribosylamine--glycine ligase gives MDSKRFLFVSADAALITDLAWQVHREGHDVKYYIEAESDKEIGDGFVPKTDDWEAEVEWADVIVFDDIWVGSDIGTGALAQELRERGKAVVGGTPSTDRLEEDREYAMEVLEDHGVNTVEHHVFEDFDAGIQHVRENPAPYVIKPLGEVQNVKRLLYVGDEDDGSDVVDVLRAYKKAWGHRMKGFQLQRKVEGVEIAICGFFDGEEFVDQVNFNFEHKKLFPGNIGPSTGEMGTSMFWGGRNMLFEETFGKLEGWLAEEGYVGSIDINCIVNETGIYPLEFTPRFGYPTIALQEESFESPTGQFFYDLAHGNGPELDVHNGYQIGVRVVLPPFPFDDGKTYDESSRNAAVVFRTESREGIHLEDAKNVDGQWRAAGENGMPLVVTGKGETMQAAREQAYGRIDDIVMPNMYYRDDIGERWLDGDGDRLLAWGYLGPQT, from the coding sequence ATGGACTCGAAGCGCTTCCTCTTCGTCTCGGCCGACGCCGCGCTGATAACCGACCTCGCGTGGCAGGTTCACCGCGAGGGCCACGACGTGAAGTACTACATCGAAGCCGAATCGGACAAAGAAATCGGCGACGGATTCGTGCCCAAGACGGACGACTGGGAGGCAGAGGTCGAGTGGGCCGACGTGATCGTCTTCGACGACATCTGGGTCGGCTCGGACATCGGTACCGGTGCGCTCGCACAGGAACTCCGCGAGCGAGGGAAAGCGGTCGTCGGCGGCACGCCCAGCACCGACCGGCTCGAAGAGGACCGGGAGTACGCGATGGAGGTCCTCGAAGACCACGGCGTGAACACCGTCGAACACCACGTCTTCGAGGATTTCGACGCCGGCATCCAGCACGTCCGAGAGAACCCCGCCCCGTACGTGATCAAGCCGCTGGGCGAGGTCCAGAACGTCAAACGCCTGCTCTACGTCGGCGACGAGGACGACGGCAGCGACGTGGTGGACGTCCTTCGCGCCTACAAGAAGGCGTGGGGCCACCGCATGAAGGGGTTCCAACTCCAGCGGAAGGTCGAGGGCGTGGAGATCGCCATCTGCGGGTTCTTCGACGGCGAGGAGTTCGTCGACCAGGTCAACTTCAACTTCGAGCACAAGAAATTGTTCCCGGGGAACATCGGGCCGTCGACGGGTGAGATGGGGACATCGATGTTCTGGGGCGGGCGGAATATGCTGTTCGAGGAGACGTTCGGGAAGCTCGAAGGCTGGCTCGCCGAGGAGGGCTACGTCGGCAGCATCGACATCAACTGTATCGTGAACGAGACCGGCATCTACCCGCTGGAGTTCACCCCGCGGTTCGGCTATCCGACGATCGCGCTCCAAGAGGAGTCCTTCGAATCGCCGACCGGCCAGTTCTTCTACGACCTGGCTCACGGAAACGGCCCCGAGCTCGACGTACACAACGGTTACCAGATCGGCGTCCGCGTCGTCCTGCCACCCTTCCCGTTCGACGACGGGAAGACCTACGACGAGAGTTCGCGCAACGCCGCCGTCGTCTTCCGGACCGAGAGCCGCGAGGGGATTCACTTAGAGGACGCGAAGAACGTCGACGGTCAGTGGCGCGCCGCCGGGGAGAACGGGATGCCACTCGTCGTGACGGGGAAAGGCGAGACGATGCAGGCCGCGCGGGAACAGGCCTACGGTCGGATCGACGACATCGTGATGCCGAACATGTACTACCGCGACGACATCGGCGAGCGCTGGCTCGACGGCGACGGCGACCGGTTACTGGCGTGGGGCTACCTCGGCCCGCAGACGTAG
- a CDS encoding DUF7553 family protein: MTREELATASDLLESAAEETDSDDAGDRLSELADQLEHLSTADRGPDHGRLARIQSSLDEIASGDGEDVSETLDDADEKINEYRSDLEGV, from the coding sequence ATGACGCGCGAAGAACTCGCGACAGCCAGCGACCTGCTCGAATCGGCGGCGGAGGAGACCGACAGCGACGACGCCGGCGACCGTCTCTCGGAGCTCGCCGACCAGCTGGAACACCTCTCGACGGCCGACCGCGGTCCCGACCACGGCCGTCTCGCCCGCATCCAGTCGTCGCTCGACGAGATCGCCAGCGGGGACGGCGAAGACGTTTCGGAGACGCTCGACGACGCCGACGAGAAGATCAACGAGTACCGCTCGGACCTCGAAGGCGTCTGA
- a CDS encoding TIGR00300 family protein — MTVSREVELSGHIIDSGMMQTCFGIVMDMGGSFSVEEFDIGRHKEDESYARLLVEADDPEHLQSIIHELHQNGANPADPKDATLEPAPADQVVPHGFYSTTNHPTYVRYDGEWVGVENIEMDCAVVVEDGAEPRAYTKVLNAVEEGDRIVTGDTGIKVEPPERPRDSGGAFGFMQGGVSSERPSESTIEKIANAIEETKKEGGKVLAVCGPALIHSGAREELARLVREGYVDMLSAGNGFAVHDIERDLYGTSLGVDTETLDHARHGHKHHIYTISEVIREGSIPEAVESGTIESGVMYECVENDRPFVLAGSIRDDGPLPDTITDAVEAQNAIREQAHEADMVLMLSTLLHSVAVGNCLPSTTRVVCVDINPATVTQLLDRGSAQAVGMVTDIGTFVPMLAEKLVAEEE, encoded by the coding sequence ATGACCGTCTCTCGTGAGGTGGAGCTGTCGGGCCACATCATCGACTCCGGGATGATGCAGACCTGTTTCGGCATCGTGATGGACATGGGCGGGTCGTTCTCCGTCGAGGAGTTCGACATCGGCCGCCACAAGGAAGACGAGTCCTACGCCCGGCTCCTCGTCGAGGCCGACGACCCCGAACACCTCCAGTCCATCATCCACGAACTGCACCAGAACGGCGCGAACCCCGCCGACCCAAAAGACGCGACGCTCGAACCCGCGCCCGCCGACCAGGTCGTCCCCCACGGGTTCTACTCGACGACGAACCACCCGACGTACGTCCGCTACGACGGCGAGTGGGTCGGCGTGGAGAACATCGAGATGGACTGTGCAGTGGTCGTGGAAGACGGTGCGGAACCGAGAGCGTATACCAAGGTCCTCAACGCCGTCGAGGAGGGCGACCGCATCGTCACCGGCGACACCGGCATCAAGGTCGAACCGCCCGAACGCCCCCGAGACTCCGGCGGCGCGTTCGGCTTCATGCAGGGCGGCGTCTCCTCTGAGCGCCCCTCCGAGTCCACCATCGAGAAGATAGCGAACGCCATCGAGGAGACGAAGAAGGAGGGCGGGAAGGTACTGGCCGTCTGCGGCCCCGCGCTCATCCACTCGGGGGCGCGCGAGGAACTCGCCCGATTGGTCCGCGAGGGGTACGTCGACATGCTCTCGGCCGGCAACGGCTTCGCCGTCCACGACATCGAGCGCGACCTCTACGGCACGTCGCTCGGCGTCGACACCGAGACGCTCGACCACGCCCGCCACGGCCACAAACACCACATCTACACCATCAGCGAAGTCATCCGCGAGGGCTCCATCCCCGAGGCCGTCGAGTCGGGGACCATCGAGTCCGGCGTCATGTACGAGTGCGTCGAGAACGACCGCCCGTTCGTGCTGGCGGGGTCGATCCGGGACGACGGCCCGCTCCCGGACACCATCACCGACGCCGTCGAGGCCCAGAACGCCATCCGCGAACAGGCCCACGAGGCCGACATGGTGCTGATGCTCTCGACGCTCTTGCACTCGGTCGCCGTCGGCAACTGCCTCCCCTCGACCACGCGGGTCGTCTGCGTCGACATCAACCCCGCGACGGTCACGCAACTGCTGGACCGCGGTTCGGCGCAGGCCGTCGGGATGGTCACCGACATCGGCACGTTCGTCCCGATGCTGGCCGAGAAACTGGTCGCTGAAGAAGAGTAA
- a CDS encoding class I SAM-dependent methyltransferase — MADRPVAGRVCLEAGAGVGNTTAGLLAAGAKRVYAVTDDAAHARTVRERCGAAADRLVVVRADLRETPLQTDSVDLVTAHGLCNVLAPAELESVAAELTRVASPGAHLVLDDYAPLPDAAAVRELFAVENAAAELADGRPALSFYPARFLRRLFAGHGWAFEREETLLDPVPWTASHLSAHAAAARDAAARLPSELGGPLAKRADDLEAAIGSESVGRMYSLALTLSEGSEPA, encoded by the coding sequence CTGGCCGACAGACCGGTCGCGGGCCGCGTCTGTCTGGAGGCCGGAGCCGGCGTCGGCAACACTACTGCGGGACTGCTTGCGGCGGGTGCGAAGCGCGTCTACGCCGTCACCGACGACGCGGCCCACGCCAGAACGGTGCGCGAGCGGTGCGGAGCGGCGGCCGACCGGCTGGTCGTCGTCCGGGCCGACCTTCGAGAGACGCCGCTTCAGACGGACTCCGTGGACCTCGTCACCGCTCACGGCCTCTGTAACGTCCTCGCGCCCGCGGAACTGGAGTCGGTCGCGGCCGAACTCACCCGCGTCGCGTCGCCGGGCGCGCACCTCGTTCTCGACGACTACGCGCCGCTCCCCGACGCCGCCGCCGTTCGAGAGCTCTTCGCCGTCGAGAACGCCGCCGCGGAACTCGCCGACGGCCGGCCGGCGCTCTCCTTCTACCCGGCGCGGTTCCTCCGCCGCCTGTTCGCCGGTCACGGCTGGGCCTTCGAGCGCGAAGAGACGTTGCTCGACCCGGTGCCGTGGACGGCGAGCCACCTCTCGGCGCACGCCGCGGCGGCCCGCGACGCCGCCGCACGACTCCCGTCGGAACTGGGCGGCCCGCTCGCGAAACGGGCCGACGACCTCGAAGCGGCGATCGGGTCGGAGTCGGTCGGCCGGATGTACAGCCTCGCGCTGACGCTGTCGGAAGGTTCCGAACCGGCATAG
- a CDS encoding aldo/keto reductase, translated as METRPLGTTGHDSTVATFGTIALNWLEQEGANQMVEHVLDHGVNHFDVAPTYGDAELKLGPKLRQHRGEIFLGCKTQERDYDGAADKIDRSLDRLGIDTIDLYQIHGLEYESELEEITGDGALAAVRDAMDDGKIDHLGLTSHGDPDLILSAIDRIDDLETVMFPLNPVVVAKDDSEHDYEAVLERAEEEDVGTLGIKAFAKGSWPPTDELPEADRPYANWYEPVDTPETVRDRFDFAAEQGLTTVVSPGDPKLVTMVMDAASRYDGMDEAAQRSLVEEARHDDSPVPEQLHH; from the coding sequence ATGGAGACTCGACCGCTCGGCACGACAGGCCACGACAGCACGGTGGCGACGTTCGGGACGATCGCGCTCAACTGGCTCGAACAGGAGGGCGCGAACCAGATGGTCGAACACGTCCTCGACCACGGGGTCAACCACTTCGACGTCGCGCCGACCTACGGCGACGCCGAACTCAAACTCGGCCCGAAGCTCCGTCAGCATCGGGGCGAAATCTTCCTCGGCTGTAAGACCCAGGAGCGGGACTACGACGGCGCGGCCGACAAGATCGACCGCTCGCTCGACAGACTGGGAATCGACACGATCGACCTCTACCAGATTCACGGGCTGGAGTACGAGTCCGAACTGGAGGAGATCACCGGCGACGGAGCGTTAGCGGCGGTTCGGGACGCGATGGACGACGGGAAGATAGACCACCTCGGGCTGACGAGCCACGGCGACCCCGACCTCATTCTCTCGGCCATCGACCGCATCGACGACCTCGAAACCGTGATGTTCCCGCTGAACCCGGTCGTCGTCGCGAAAGACGACAGCGAACACGACTACGAAGCCGTCCTGGAGCGGGCCGAGGAGGAGGACGTCGGCACGCTCGGCATCAAGGCCTTCGCGAAGGGGTCGTGGCCGCCGACCGACGAACTGCCGGAAGCGGACCGGCCGTACGCGAACTGGTACGAACCGGTCGACACGCCCGAGACCGTCCGCGACCGCTTCGATTTCGCGGCCGAACAGGGATTGACGACGGTCGTCTCGCCGGGCGACCCGAAGCTCGTGACGATGGTCATGGACGCCGCCTCGCGCTACGACGGGATGGACGAGGCCGCACAGCGCTCGCTCGTCGAGGAAGCGCGGCACGACGACAGCCCGGTGCCCGAACAGCTCCACCACTGA
- a CDS encoding SOS response-associated peptidase, with protein sequence MCGRYSLFAPPAEIEERFDAAFDFEFQPRYNAAPSQSLPVIASEEPDTIQRMEWGLVPTWAENRSDHAYINARAETLAEKRSFADAYESRRCLVPADGFYEWQESAERSSADSRAAKPRDSDGGKQPYRVCLPEDDLFAMAGLYERWKPPQRQSGLGEYGANTADDEGGEDDVVETFTIVTTDPNDAVRDLHHRMAVVLAPDEEETWLSGETNEVADLLDPYDGPMRTYPVSTAVNSPSNDSPEIVDEVQV encoded by the coding sequence ATGTGTGGCCGCTATAGCCTGTTCGCGCCGCCCGCGGAGATCGAGGAGCGCTTCGACGCCGCCTTCGACTTCGAGTTCCAGCCGCGCTACAACGCCGCGCCGAGTCAGTCGCTGCCAGTCATCGCAAGCGAGGAACCCGACACCATCCAGCGGATGGAGTGGGGCCTCGTCCCGACGTGGGCCGAGAACCGCTCGGACCACGCCTACATCAACGCCCGCGCCGAGACGCTCGCCGAGAAGCGGTCGTTCGCCGACGCCTACGAATCCCGGAGATGTCTGGTGCCCGCGGACGGGTTCTACGAGTGGCAGGAGAGCGCGGAACGGAGTTCCGCGGATAGTCGAGCGGCGAAGCCGCGAGACAGTGACGGCGGCAAACAGCCCTACCGCGTCTGTCTGCCCGAAGACGACCTGTTCGCCATGGCCGGCCTCTACGAGCGGTGGAAACCGCCGCAGCGGCAGTCGGGACTGGGCGAGTACGGGGCGAATACGGCGGACGACGAGGGCGGCGAAGACGACGTCGTGGAGACGTTCACCATCGTGACGACCGACCCGAACGACGCGGTGCGGGACCTCCATCACCGGATGGCCGTCGTGCTCGCGCCCGACGAGGAAGAGACGTGGCTCTCGGGCGAGACGAACGAGGTGGCTGATCTACTCGACCCGTACGACGGCCCGATGCGGACCTACCCCGTCTCGACGGCGGTCAACAGCCCGAGCAACGACTCGCCTGAAATCGTCGACGAAGTGCAGGTGTAG
- a CDS encoding translation initiation factor IF-2 subunit beta encodes MNYEAALDRAYDVLPDQPREAGDRLSIPDPEWQTDGAFTRLTNLSSISDALSRDAQHLHRAIQREFGTNGQFDGGQARYNGSFDEGDFQAAIDAYVAEYVTCSECGLPDTVLKTEDGVDMLRCQACGAFRPVQKGATNTTQQQTPTLEEGETYEVKITGTGREGDGVAEKGKYTIFVSGAREGQVVEAYIDSISGTLAFGRVA; translated from the coding sequence ATGAACTACGAAGCGGCGCTCGACCGCGCGTACGACGTGCTGCCAGACCAGCCCAGAGAGGCCGGCGACCGCCTCTCGATCCCGGACCCCGAGTGGCAGACCGACGGGGCCTTCACCCGGCTGACGAACCTCAGTTCGATCTCCGACGCGCTCTCGCGGGACGCCCAGCATCTCCACCGCGCCATCCAGCGCGAGTTCGGGACCAACGGCCAGTTCGACGGCGGCCAGGCCCGATACAACGGCTCCTTCGACGAAGGCGACTTCCAGGCGGCCATCGACGCCTACGTCGCCGAGTACGTCACCTGCTCGGAGTGTGGCCTGCCCGACACCGTCCTCAAGACCGAGGACGGCGTCGACATGCTCCGCTGTCAGGCCTGCGGTGCCTTCCGCCCCGTCCAGAAGGGCGCGACGAACACCACCCAGCAGCAGACGCCCACGCTCGAAGAGGGCGAGACCTACGAGGTCAAGATCACCGGCACCGGCCGCGAGGGCGACGGCGTCGCCGAGAAGGGCAAATACACGATCTTCGTCTCCGGCGCGCGCGAGGGACAGGTCGTCGAGGCCTACATCGACAGCATCAGCGGGACGCTGGCGTTCGGCCGCGTCGCCTGA